The following proteins come from a genomic window of Halorussus halophilus:
- a CDS encoding HNH endonuclease signature motif containing protein, with protein MEELEREVEEYTATETRRRSAAATDYPGEFSLSSLEAAKFWDNDQHSSIKSRIVEEIRRSQEYQELTAELEDAKSALDDVYYEIVSLAPQEATYEEKIHVFYEAIRWNKRSIDEYIGCVSQYTHRFYWDDEREMVREKNWSQKRKDAQVTGPHREQILKEYDSGCVKCGNRNEDEIVIHHIETVVEGGTSDNDNLAPLCVRCHKESHDGNPAGGGVIYDSVAQFWEWANN; from the coding sequence GTGGAAGAGTTAGAAAGAGAAGTTGAGGAATATACCGCAACGGAGACTCGACGGCGGAGTGCCGCTGCGACAGACTATCCTGGGGAATTCAGTCTATCCAGTCTCGAAGCAGCAAAATTTTGGGATAACGACCAACATTCCAGTATAAAAAGCCGTATCGTAGAAGAGATTCGCCGAAGCCAAGAGTACCAAGAATTGACTGCTGAATTAGAAGACGCAAAGTCGGCACTTGACGACGTGTATTACGAAATCGTATCTCTCGCGCCTCAAGAGGCAACATACGAAGAGAAAATCCACGTTTTCTACGAAGCGATCCGTTGGAATAAGCGTAGTATTGACGAGTACATCGGGTGTGTATCGCAGTACACTCATCGTTTCTACTGGGACGACGAGAGAGAAATGGTCCGAGAGAAAAACTGGTCACAGAAGCGGAAGGATGCTCAAGTGACGGGTCCCCACCGAGAGCAGATACTCAAAGAGTACGACTCCGGATGCGTAAAGTGTGGTAACCGGAATGAAGACGAAATCGTCATTCACCACATCGAAACCGTAGTCGAAGGTGGTACGTCCGATAACGACAATCTCGCACCGCTATGTGTACGATGTCATAAAGAGTCTCATGATGGTAACCCAGCAGGTGGAGGAGTCATCTACGACTCAGTCGCCCAGTTTTGGGAGTGGGCGAATAATTAG
- a CDS encoding BREX system ATP-binding domain-containing protein, translating into MTNQGFTITDQKRDYSRFGLEENPFPFSPVPRENPRIYCGQEHVVDTVSSTVSTVLSSGKSKHLVITGKYGNGKSHTLKYTRSLLRDRDDIVVGYVSQPGEGFVDLYHEFVYDLGFENLQKIAYEYLAAVARDVTETDPSGSSSMESLIDEGEVLLSDLVPPAIRRLSDVTQFADFARALVHMVYEDTNLYAWQWLTAEGIRYEQRKEMEIHTALDDDTMGVRAFTAIKNVLLDLGYTGVFVFVDEFESIARLNTKDEQSILNSIRHLMDQNSEGLCMLFGCAPEVWQDVMSEYHAFSERIGQEVALRPLTDEHLTDLVGHYLETARGSEDSGTDPFTEDSLEIVLQRSQGNIRQVLVLCSNVLDKAIEQDRSAIDKDLVREITF; encoded by the coding sequence ATGACGAACCAAGGCTTCACGATCACCGACCAGAAACGCGACTATTCACGATTCGGTCTAGAAGAAAACCCGTTCCCGTTCAGTCCGGTTCCGCGAGAGAATCCACGTATTTACTGCGGACAGGAACACGTAGTCGATACGGTTAGCTCGACGGTCTCGACCGTGCTATCGTCCGGGAAATCGAAGCATCTCGTGATAACCGGAAAATATGGGAACGGAAAGTCGCATACGCTCAAGTACACCCGTTCGTTGCTCCGGGACCGAGACGATATCGTTGTCGGGTACGTTTCGCAACCGGGTGAAGGATTTGTCGATCTCTATCACGAGTTCGTGTACGATCTGGGTTTTGAGAATCTGCAGAAAATCGCGTACGAGTACTTGGCCGCAGTCGCGCGAGATGTCACCGAAACCGATCCGAGTGGATCAAGTTCGATGGAGTCGCTCATCGATGAGGGAGAAGTACTTCTTTCCGACTTAGTTCCCCCCGCCATTCGCCGTCTGAGCGATGTCACACAGTTTGCGGACTTTGCGCGGGCTCTCGTCCATATGGTGTACGAGGATACCAACCTCTACGCATGGCAGTGGTTAACTGCAGAAGGAATCCGCTACGAACAGCGCAAAGAAATGGAGATTCACACTGCACTCGACGATGATACGATGGGTGTCCGTGCCTTTACCGCGATAAAGAACGTTCTCCTCGATCTCGGGTATACTGGTGTTTTCGTTTTCGTCGACGAATTCGAGAGTATAGCACGGTTGAATACAAAAGACGAGCAGTCTATCCTGAATAGCATTCGCCATCTAATGGACCAGAACAGTGAAGGACTCTGTATGCTGTTCGGATGTGCGCCAGAAGTCTGGCAGGACGTGATGAGCGAATATCACGCGTTCTCGGAACGAATTGGCCAAGAAGTAGCACTTCGACCATTGACCGATGAGCACCTTACTGATCTCGTTGGTCATTACCTAGAGACAGCCCGGGGTTCGGAAGACAGTGGTACAGATCCATTCACCGAGGACAGCTTGGAAATAGTATTGCAACGCTCACAGGGTAATATTCGACAGGTACTCGTGCTCTGTAGCAACGTCCTCGACAAAGCGATTGAGCAAGACCGGTCGGCTATCGATAAGGATCTGGTCCGCGAGATCACTTTCTGA
- a CDS encoding ParB N-terminal domain-containing protein translates to MTSEETQTGDDSTYSYQGIKVQQKTGGNISSPPLYMTNVKAAELLKWADVPRKKADFLAGYQRDLNENRLDNIKEYLEKSDNNIIPGAILVAADSDSVEVSDRGETVEIEIKNEEKSTGKLIEQTYNEFYGRLGVDEKKFVDDGSDLEEDLDMDEEEGPPSSYLAEITAELKQANENINNLDDTRKEAIIDYVKGVSRPGKILDGQHRVFGAKEVADFDVQFPIVLMPGMDEAEQVYHFYVVNNKAKPLRPRELRATISTSLSNEEIKDLYQRFRTAGVRAEEAQLTWRMHTDEDSPFKGLVDFGFEESQGFLKENVAFQLVTKFVKMDVKYRDNRFSQLYADIAEWEEEGGEEGYDYRLSTFYAFWEGVKGTYNDTWENTVKSEGGQLFQKVALLKLQELVLERLRSTDRTYRDFDRDPLFKNHENLKDGVESVLDDLPERFFTEEWKESGLDTSDGREYFKEQMEKAMAGAQIGKLGLFRES, encoded by the coding sequence ATGACTTCCGAGGAAACGCAAACGGGCGACGACTCTACTTACTCCTATCAAGGAATAAAAGTCCAGCAAAAAACCGGAGGAAACATCTCTTCACCACCCCTCTATATGACGAATGTCAAAGCCGCTGAATTGCTTAAATGGGCAGACGTCCCAAGGAAAAAGGCTGATTTTCTTGCTGGCTATCAACGAGACTTAAATGAGAATCGGCTTGACAATATCAAAGAGTATCTAGAGAAATCGGATAATAATATCATTCCTGGAGCCATCCTTGTCGCTGCTGATTCCGATTCTGTTGAAGTCTCGGACAGAGGCGAAACCGTTGAGATTGAAATTAAGAATGAAGAGAAGAGTACAGGGAAACTTATAGAACAAACATATAACGAATTTTATGGCCGACTAGGGGTAGATGAGAAGAAATTCGTTGATGATGGGTCAGATTTGGAAGAGGATCTGGATATGGACGAAGAGGAAGGCCCACCGTCCTCATATTTGGCAGAAATCACTGCTGAGTTAAAACAAGCCAACGAAAATATCAATAATCTTGATGACACTAGGAAGGAAGCAATCATCGATTACGTAAAGGGTGTTTCTAGACCTGGTAAAATCCTCGACGGCCAACACCGAGTGTTTGGGGCAAAAGAAGTGGCTGATTTCGATGTTCAGTTCCCCATTGTCCTAATGCCGGGCATGGATGAAGCTGAGCAAGTCTACCATTTCTACGTTGTGAACAACAAAGCCAAACCTCTACGACCACGCGAACTGAGAGCGACTATCTCTACTTCTTTGTCAAATGAAGAAATCAAGGACCTATATCAACGATTCCGGACAGCAGGTGTAAGAGCGGAAGAGGCTCAACTTACTTGGCGGATGCATACTGATGAAGACTCTCCGTTTAAGGGTCTTGTCGACTTCGGTTTTGAGGAGAGCCAAGGCTTCTTAAAAGAAAACGTTGCCTTCCAACTTGTCACGAAATTCGTCAAAATGGACGTAAAATACAGGGATAATCGTTTTAGTCAACTCTATGCTGACATTGCGGAATGGGAGGAAGAAGGCGGAGAAGAAGGCTATGATTATCGTCTCTCTACATTCTATGCTTTCTGGGAAGGTGTTAAAGGCACCTACAACGATACTTGGGAAAATACTGTCAAAAGTGAAGGCGGACAACTTTTCCAAAAAGTGGCATTACTAAAACTACAAGAATTAGTATTGGAGCGATTACGGTCGACTGATCGAACGTATCGTGACTTCGATCGAGATCCATTGTTTAAGAACCACGAGAATTTGAAGGACGGCGTCGAAAGTGTTCTAGACGACCTCCCCGAACGATTCTTCACCGAAGAGTGGAAGGAATCCGGGCTGGACACATCTGATGGCCGTGAATATTTCAAAGAACAAATGGAGAAAGCGATGGCCGGTGCTCAGATAGGGAAGTTGGGCCTCTTTCGCGAATCATAA
- a CDS encoding DUF7386 family protein: MTTKRTTLRLSDERKRLIEQAEQIVASGPHDEPPTSEVIDAALTHLIESQANIDDARSEHPPHVIQDIANTSVIGLRYRTSVESKWR; this comes from the coding sequence ATGACGACGAAACGCACCACGCTCAGACTGAGCGACGAGCGCAAGCGTCTCATCGAGCAGGCCGAACAGATCGTCGCCTCCGGCCCCCACGACGAACCGCCGACGAGCGAGGTAATTGACGCTGCACTTACCCATCTCATCGAGAGTCAGGCAAACATCGACGATGCTCGAAGCGAACACCCACCGCACGTAATCCAGGACATCGCTAATACCTCTGTCATCGGTCTACGATACCGCACCAGCGTCGAAAGCAAGTGGCGATAG
- a CDS encoding HNH endonuclease: MQDSIDILFYRLLFGDRKDLKEIDDRDKEHAIKKAIDVVGSEAQLNKKEIYEFRLRLAMHLCPAEAIDYKKTNPLPRHEIIRDYLTNELGYDRNIVDRLSRDLHNILDSWDAQRGTVAHQKDTLLTDQEYRCANCHISFRGTKFTGDCIRELGPDKPIPHIDHIEPVSSFGTNDPDNLQILCSFCNRGKGRGLGVDVKKEMKYAASNITDIPEKHRMEVYYYVINSNDSECAICGGKDCFLTIRKVQDGGGFARSNLEAICLDCI; this comes from the coding sequence ATGCAAGATTCCATTGATATTCTCTTCTATCGTCTCCTTTTCGGTGATCGAAAGGATCTGAAGGAGATTGATGACCGTGATAAGGAACACGCAATTAAAAAAGCAATAGATGTAGTTGGGTCAGAAGCGCAATTAAATAAAAAGGAGATCTACGAATTTAGACTACGCCTTGCTATGCATCTGTGCCCAGCAGAAGCAATTGATTATAAAAAAACAAATCCTCTTCCTCGCCATGAGATAATTCGAGATTATCTAACTAACGAGTTAGGATATGACCGTAATATTGTTGATAGATTGTCAAGAGACCTTCATAATATACTTGACTCATGGGATGCACAGCGCGGTACAGTCGCTCATCAAAAAGACACACTCCTAACGGACCAAGAATATCGGTGCGCGAATTGTCACATATCATTCCGTGGAACAAAATTCACAGGAGATTGTATACGAGAACTTGGTCCAGATAAGCCAATACCTCACATTGATCACATCGAGCCTGTATCAAGTTTTGGCACTAATGACCCTGATAATCTTCAAATTTTATGTTCGTTTTGTAATCGTGGTAAGGGAAGGGGTTTGGGTGTAGATGTGAAGAAGGAAATGAAATATGCGGCATCAAACATCACAGATATTCCAGAGAAACATAGAATGGAAGTTTACTATTACGTCATAAATTCTAATGATAGTGAGTGTGCTATTTGCGGGGGAAAAGATTGTTTCTTAACAATAAGAAAGGTACAAGATGGTGGTGGATTCGCAAGATCGAATTTGGAAGCGATTTGTCTTGATTGTATCTAG
- a CDS encoding tRNA-guanine transglycosylase, translated as MLYRQRTLNLPHGNLETPVLLPVRNVGKRSSDNTPEYAGTIPDLSTAIVNARSIYQRDPMWERLLDGVTLREEMGVPDNTIVFADSGGFDFQNDAPDVAPKEMLAVQKQLNADIYGTIDIPLLRENRDAENQRRIRQNIEYALDASSAHDGKGLLLASVHGFDPATIRNSIRHLERNGEFDGYALGSLALIRTDYRKTTKLILAARRATDKHLHVYGLGGIVYQPLLLYLGVDSFDSSAFIRAAGNRNYLIPGFGGEELQNIDHLEYLPCPCPICGTRTLDEIRENRDLLTKHNLWSIVAELRRFRYVFAAGKDIEAYLDLRFQGNEVTQRAYRIAKQQMRRLV; from the coding sequence ATGCTGTACAGACAACGGACACTCAACCTCCCACACGGAAATCTCGAAACACCGGTCTTACTTCCGGTGAGAAACGTGGGAAAACGGTCAAGCGATAACACTCCCGAATACGCTGGGACTATCCCTGACCTATCTACGGCGATTGTGAATGCCCGCTCGATTTATCAACGAGACCCGATGTGGGAGCGACTACTGGATGGAGTTACACTTCGGGAAGAGATGGGAGTACCAGATAACACGATAGTATTCGCAGATAGCGGTGGGTTCGATTTCCAAAATGATGCTCCTGACGTAGCCCCAAAAGAGATGCTTGCGGTGCAAAAGCAACTGAACGCGGATATTTACGGGACTATCGATATCCCCCTCTTGCGTGAAAACCGAGACGCAGAGAACCAACGAAGAATACGACAAAACATCGAATACGCGCTTGATGCAAGCAGCGCTCACGATGGAAAAGGTCTCCTTCTTGCCAGTGTCCACGGTTTCGACCCCGCAACGATTCGGAACAGCATCCGGCACTTAGAGCGTAACGGTGAGTTCGATGGGTACGCGCTCGGTAGCCTCGCACTCATCCGAACTGACTACCGAAAGACGACGAAGTTGATACTCGCCGCGCGGCGGGCCACAGACAAACACCTGCACGTGTACGGTCTAGGCGGAATCGTCTACCAACCTCTCCTGTTGTATTTAGGAGTGGATAGCTTTGACTCGTCAGCATTCATCCGGGCAGCAGGCAATCGAAACTACTTGATCCCGGGTTTCGGTGGCGAAGAGCTCCAAAATATCGACCACTTGGAGTATCTGCCCTGTCCCTGTCCCATTTGCGGCACCCGAACTCTTGATGAAATACGAGAGAACCGGGATCTCCTGACGAAACATAACCTGTGGTCGATTGTCGCCGAACTCCGGCGGTTCCGGTATGTATTCGCCGCGGGCAAGGATATTGAAGCCTATCTCGATCTTCGGTTTCAAGGGAACGAGGTCACACAACGAGCGTATCGAATTGCCAAACAACAGATGAGGAGACTCGTATGA
- a CDS encoding queuine tRNA-ribosyltransferase tRNA-guanine transglycosylase: MRFYVPEWDDNVDANYDFIHDEHSTLGTEERELQYIWDIFDYETTPIDGVLISREQVEESQSKLDNLTKYGVYHPDSRLHIPDWLPTISDCGAWGYKSLPFPPYGNSEMLDFYEKMDVTVGVTIDHLVLGSGKEGRLYLDKRAFKDSKITQSDLPESLTNEVDVMVDEWPEEWPEYVADYEESISDVDSVIPFSKSVFDGSPSEIIAALEDDPRAVFRDDDTRFRYDLTLKNAGEMKELYDSGDYSFRLMVAIQGWDADSYAKATLEVLEHDYQYVGIGGVAGSPVDDVRDIVTAVGNTVKRHERSRGTRVDTHVFGFAKTNAFESVGRTGMTSFDSASMLRSAWTGGDNYHLDSDHRYDALRVRFGTNRDTLKEGIEKALRGQELLHALRAFDADASISDAISEWRATAEQALDGLLPYIEQHDLGEKYDYRLLRDIEDEFRDDYEFGRALRANFSRKFRRRIVKLLRASETDDPLEEYESLVETARAIFEEFPKSLDVVTELEDHEGEVATFEQIQRVVENYVTADVIDDEEYLDAYEELLRTEPWHDCDCPICENLGIEVAVFRANNRNRRRGFHNTRRFYDEFEDDLPKLLVAAPATDTLTDEPTVEDYLTEEHSEFWTETHDLPVAELGVLTANGFREWWKDTPDTVSFTSREMAESMSERCARYQNLYLYDPEKRISNSDVEQIEDRGCTVHLYESSDAIRKAVLDRLGYEAEFVPKRAVQAGLGEF, translated from the coding sequence GTGCGTTTCTATGTTCCTGAATGGGACGACAATGTCGATGCCAACTACGATTTCATTCATGACGAACACTCTACCTTGGGGACGGAAGAGCGCGAACTCCAGTACATCTGGGACATTTTCGACTACGAGACGACCCCGATTGACGGAGTTCTCATTTCACGCGAGCAAGTAGAGGAAAGTCAGAGCAAGCTCGATAATCTAACAAAGTACGGAGTGTACCATCCCGATTCTCGACTTCATATACCCGATTGGCTCCCTACGATCAGCGACTGCGGTGCTTGGGGGTACAAATCTCTCCCGTTCCCGCCGTACGGAAACAGCGAGATGCTGGATTTCTACGAAAAGATGGACGTCACTGTCGGGGTGACTATTGATCATCTCGTTCTCGGTTCCGGAAAAGAAGGCCGTCTGTACTTGGACAAGCGAGCCTTCAAAGACAGCAAAATCACTCAGTCTGACCTTCCGGAATCGCTGACCAACGAAGTTGACGTAATGGTTGATGAGTGGCCTGAAGAATGGCCCGAATACGTTGCCGACTATGAAGAGTCGATTTCGGATGTAGATTCGGTTATACCGTTTAGTAAATCCGTCTTCGACGGAAGTCCGTCGGAGATCATCGCAGCGTTGGAAGATGACCCACGAGCAGTCTTCCGCGACGATGATACGCGATTCCGATACGATTTGACCTTGAAAAACGCCGGAGAGATGAAGGAACTCTACGATAGTGGAGACTACTCATTCCGGTTGATGGTAGCTATTCAAGGATGGGACGCCGACTCGTATGCGAAAGCAACGCTTGAAGTCCTTGAACACGACTACCAGTACGTCGGAATCGGTGGTGTTGCGGGGAGTCCGGTTGACGATGTTCGTGACATCGTCACTGCCGTGGGAAATACCGTGAAAAGGCATGAACGTTCGCGAGGGACTCGAGTTGACACTCACGTTTTCGGATTCGCGAAGACCAATGCCTTCGAGTCGGTCGGTCGAACCGGAATGACGAGTTTTGACAGCGCGAGTATGCTCAGATCCGCTTGGACCGGCGGAGATAACTACCATCTCGACAGCGACCACCGATACGACGCACTTCGCGTCCGCTTTGGGACGAATCGAGATACTCTGAAAGAAGGGATCGAAAAAGCACTTCGCGGCCAAGAGTTGCTCCACGCGCTTCGAGCATTCGACGCTGACGCGTCAATATCCGACGCGATTAGTGAATGGCGTGCGACGGCAGAGCAGGCTCTCGATGGTCTTCTACCATACATAGAACAGCACGACCTTGGTGAGAAGTACGACTATCGACTCCTTCGAGACATTGAGGACGAGTTCCGTGACGACTACGAATTCGGTCGTGCACTCCGGGCGAACTTTAGTCGAAAATTCCGGCGACGGATCGTCAAGCTACTTCGAGCTTCCGAGACAGACGATCCACTCGAAGAGTATGAGTCCCTGGTTGAAACAGCCAGAGCGATTTTCGAAGAGTTCCCGAAATCGCTCGACGTAGTCACAGAGTTGGAAGACCATGAGGGTGAAGTTGCTACCTTCGAACAGATTCAACGAGTAGTCGAGAACTACGTCACGGCGGATGTAATTGACGACGAGGAGTATTTAGATGCCTACGAAGAACTACTCCGGACCGAACCGTGGCACGACTGTGATTGCCCTATTTGCGAGAATTTAGGGATCGAAGTGGCGGTGTTCCGAGCGAACAACCGTAATCGTCGACGTGGATTCCACAACACGAGACGGTTCTACGATGAATTTGAAGATGATCTCCCGAAACTCTTGGTCGCAGCCCCCGCGACAGACACACTCACTGACGAGCCGACAGTCGAGGATTATCTCACCGAAGAGCATTCTGAGTTCTGGACAGAAACTCACGATCTTCCGGTAGCAGAACTCGGGGTGTTGACTGCCAACGGTTTCCGTGAATGGTGGAAAGATACGCCAGACACAGTATCGTTCACGTCTCGTGAAATGGCAGAATCCATGTCCGAACGCTGCGCTCGATACCAGAATTTGTATCTCTATGACCCTGAGAAACGTATTTCTAATTCAGACGTCGAACAGATAGAGGACAGAGGTTGTACGGTCCATCTGTACGAATCGAGCGATGCCATTCGGAAAGCAGTACTAGACCGTCTTGGCTATGAAGCCGAATTTGTGCCAAAACGAGCAGTACAAGCTGGGTTGGGAGAGTTCTAA
- a CDS encoding site-specific integrase, producing MTNINDTNNVTGKLERQWELLEEAEIDERDREAIREFVELHRRSVENCAPNTLINDLTNLRMASKRAETPLREMDMKGVRKLLSALTTPKNRGGYGLDPDGGGIFGYKRALRVFFDWLDDDPDYGDYEFAERIELPSQQTDRVGEDQMLEPSEVEKLKEKARNPRDRALIQFLADTGARISLASQLRVGDIHDLDTNRPTFTPNPDGRGHKGAPDKNYPILYSRAELRAYINQHHVDTRPEAPLWHVLRGYDHENPQESAVAADRIRDMLRECRRRTDIDKRVTPHTFRHTALTRLSRAGHSPQEIMHIAGWADERMLERYDHTSDEERNERLRAEAGFIDEPEVGTNPPTPKTCTNCREKVGPEARFCPTCGSPVTDDARNAVQRQEDEFFESAARTDELVEEVQQVRQLLHEFPALRSAVTDC from the coding sequence ATGACGAACATAAACGATACCAACAACGTCACGGGAAAACTCGAAAGGCAGTGGGAACTCCTCGAAGAAGCCGAAATCGACGAGAGGGACCGCGAAGCGATCCGAGAATTCGTCGAACTCCACCGCCGGAGCGTCGAAAACTGTGCGCCGAATACGCTGATTAACGATCTCACGAACCTTCGAATGGCGTCCAAACGTGCAGAGACGCCACTCCGCGAGATGGACATGAAAGGCGTCCGAAAGTTGCTTTCGGCGTTGACGACACCAAAGAATCGGGGTGGATACGGACTGGACCCGGACGGTGGGGGAATTTTCGGCTACAAACGTGCTCTTCGAGTGTTCTTCGACTGGTTGGACGATGACCCCGACTACGGTGACTACGAGTTCGCGGAGCGTATCGAACTGCCGTCCCAACAAACCGATCGTGTTGGCGAGGACCAGATGCTGGAACCGTCCGAGGTCGAAAAGTTGAAGGAAAAGGCTCGGAACCCGAGAGACCGAGCATTGATCCAATTCTTGGCCGACACCGGTGCTCGCATTTCGCTGGCGTCTCAGCTTCGAGTCGGGGACATCCACGATCTCGATACTAATCGTCCGACGTTCACGCCGAATCCCGATGGACGCGGGCACAAGGGCGCGCCAGACAAGAATTACCCTATCCTGTATAGCCGAGCGGAACTTCGAGCGTATATCAACCAGCATCACGTCGACACCCGCCCCGAAGCACCGCTTTGGCACGTTCTTCGTGGGTACGACCACGAGAACCCACAAGAGAGTGCAGTCGCTGCAGATAGAATCCGAGACATGCTTCGAGAGTGTCGAAGACGGACGGACATCGACAAGCGCGTGACTCCGCACACTTTCCGCCATACCGCACTGACCCGCTTGTCGAGAGCAGGTCACAGCCCCCAAGAGATAATGCACATCGCGGGATGGGCCGATGAGCGCATGCTCGAGCGATACGACCATACTTCCGACGAAGAGCGCAACGAACGACTGCGCGCGGAAGCAGGCTTCATCGACGAACCGGAAGTCGGAACCAACCCACCTACGCCGAAGACGTGTACGAACTGTCGGGAGAAAGTCGGTCCCGAGGCGCGGTTCTGTCCAACGTGCGGGAGTCCGGTCACCGATGACGCTCGAAATGCGGTACAGCGACAAGAAGACGAGTTCTTCGAGTCGGCGGCACGCACTGACGAGTTGGTCGAGGAAGTACAGCAGGTCCGCCAACTGCTCCACGAGTTTCCCGCGCTTCGGAGCGCGGTGACCGACTGCTGA